From uncultured Desulfobacter sp.:
AGAACTTGGGATCGGAAATACGGTTGGACACTTTACCACCAGCCATGAGAACAATACCGTCACCTTCGGTGTCGGCAAGCGGCATGGAGGGGCACATGGTGTAGCAGTTACCGCAGTACATGCAACGTTCATTTTTAACAGCTACTGATTTTACCTCAGTGCCGTCAGCCAGTGTCTGTTTAGACGGCTTGATCGCTGCAGTCGGGCAGGCAGCAACGGCCAACGGAATTTCGCAAACCTTGTCCAGGTATTCATGGTCAAGCATTGGCGGTTTTCTGTGATAGCCGAGGATGGCGATATCGGAGCAGTGAACCGCGCCGCACATGTTCAGGCAGCAAGCCATGGAAACACGAAGCTGAGCCGGCAGTTTCATCTGCTGGAAATCATCAAAAAGCGCATCCATGGTAACCTTTACGGTACCGGAAGCATCAGTAGCAGGGGTATGGCAGTGAATCCAGCCCTGGGTGTGAACGATGTTGGTTACGCCAGCACCGGTACCACCGATGGGGAATTTATGGGAACCACCGGGGAACTTTCTGGAAGCCAGATCGTTTTTCAACGGTTCTACTTTGTCTTTGGAGTCAACCATGAATTCAATGTTGTTACGGGTGGTGAAACGAACATACCCGTCACAATGTTTATCTGCAATGTCGCAGATTTCATTGATGTGCGTGGTGGACATCAGGCGGCAGCCGCCAACCCTTACTGTGTATACTTCATCTCCGGAATCGGCAACATGAACCAGCACGCCGGGTTCCAGGATCTCATGATGATCCCATTTACCATTATTGTTTGCGATAACAGGAGGATAAAAGTCGTGATAGTCTCTGGGACCGATGTCTGTGATTCTGTTTTCCATCGGCTTTGCGGGATTATACCCTGTAGAAATAAATGCCATTATATATCTCCCTTTTTATCTTAAGTGATGTTTTCTGTATTCGTCAACGTCACGTTCCCAGCCACCCGGCACTTCATCTTCTTTCCAGAAGATGTAGGGGTTGGTTCTCGGATAGGCAACATGCTGGGGCTGAGCTTCAATGCCGGTTACTTCCAGAAGTTTCTGGAAGCCCTGGCGCATGATCAGCTCACCAAGACGTTCACGGTTTTTGCCCTCTTCCATCCACCAATCCCATACGTTTTCAATGACTTCTGTAATTTCCTCGTAGTCATTATCGGCATTGACTTCAATAAAGGGAACAAGCAGGGAACCCATTTGGGCACCGTCGAGGATCGGCGCCTTGGCACCGCAGAGAATGGACAGACCAGTTTCTTTACCAATCTTCAGGGCTCTGGGCATAACATTGATACAATGCATGCAGCGGGTGCAGTGCTCAGTATTAATGGTCAATTTTTTGTTTTCAAACTTCATGCAGTGTGTGGGGCAAAGGTCAAGAACTTCTTTTTCAATATCAAAGGGACCCCAGTCTTTACCCTTGTGGGCACCGGCGTTGGCAGGATATGCGGGATCCAGTTCAACATATTTGTTAACCGCGTCCTGATCAATGCGGATGTCGTCTTTCCAGGTACCGATAAAGGACATATCGGAACGTGCGATGGAAGCAACACAGCAGTTGGGGCAGCCGTCAAATTTAAATTTAAACTTGTACGGAAATGCCGGACGATGAAGCTCATCCTGATATTCGTTGGTCAGGAAATGACAAAGTGCGGCGGTATCATAGCAGGAATATTCGCATCTGGACGTACCAAGACAGTCAGCAGGTGTTCTCAGGTTGGAGCCGGAACCGCCCAGATCCTGGTTGAAGTCATGGGTCAGTGTCCAGAACACTTCTTCCAACTGGGGAGTGGTGGTACCCAGAAGAATGATATCGCCGGTGGCGCCATGCATGTTGGTTACGCCGGAACCCCTGAAATCCCACAATTC
This genomic window contains:
- the dsrB gene encoding dissimilatory-type sulfite reductase subunit beta, whose translation is MAFISTGYNPAKPMENRITDIGPRDYHDFYPPVIANNNGKWDHHEILEPGVLVHVADSGDEVYTVRVGGCRLMSTTHINEICDIADKHCDGYVRFTTRNNIEFMVDSKDKVEPLKNDLASRKFPGGSHKFPIGGTGAGVTNIVHTQGWIHCHTPATDASGTVKVTMDALFDDFQQMKLPAQLRVSMACCLNMCGAVHCSDIAILGYHRKPPMLDHEYLDKVCEIPLAVAACPTAAIKPSKQTLADGTEVKSVAVKNERCMYCGNCYTMCPSMPLADTEGDGIVLMAGGKVSNRISDPKFSKVVVAFLPNEMPRWPSMTDAIKKMVNAYSNGANKYERLGDWAERIGWEKFFEACELDFTHHLIDDFRQQAYMSWRQTTNFKF
- the dsrA gene encoding dissimilatory-type sulfite reductase subunit alpha, with product MAKHETPLLDELENGPWPSFVSDLKQQAEVRAKNEKGVEFQIPQDCVDDLLGVVELSYKHGRTHWKHGGIVGVFGYGGGVIGRYCDQPKLFPGVEHFHTMRVNQPCGKYYSTEYLRQLTELWDFRGSGVTNMHGATGDIILLGTTTPQLEEVFWTLTHDFNQDLGGSGSNLRTPADCLGTSRCEYSCYDTAALCHFLTNEYQDELHRPAFPYKFKFKFDGCPNCCVASIARSDMSFIGTWKDDIRIDQDAVNKYVELDPAYPANAGAHKGKDWGPFDIEKEVLDLCPTHCMKFENKKLTINTEHCTRCMHCINVMPRALKIGKETGLSILCGAKAPILDGAQMGSLLVPFIEVNADNDYEEITEVIENVWDWWMEEGKNRERLGELIMRQGFQKLLEVTGIEAQPQHVAYPRTNPYIFWKEDEVPGGWERDVDEYRKHHLR